The following coding sequences are from one Anguilla anguilla isolate fAngAng1 chromosome 12, fAngAng1.pri, whole genome shotgun sequence window:
- the LOC118209143 gene encoding uncharacterized protein LOC118209143 — MIEEEVEEKEKPAEEEEPKEEEVEEKEKPAEEEKPKEEKPAEKEEELEEEEVLSGDVKPGMAVYFKGTVPNEITRFAVDLRCGDTKDSDIAFRFESRFEPSEVLVFNSFKNGSWEEEDRVNEMPFRRGESFELVFHVLEEGYQVYVARRKIYLFKHRIPVEQVTSVQVIGEISMQTSNLLNIGQFTMTQEPDDDVDETTQVMMSIPGSLKSGLSMSFQGMIPDESTRFTIDLQCGDTEGCDTAFRFNPRLETSEVVFNSFRNGSWEEEEKVVEMPFIKGESFLLVFMLKSDGYQVNVNGCPLYMFKHRMVLEQVRGIRIFGGVSIQNVNIVEIVQEVIEIPEEETEAIQAEAPIPGSLKAGTTLTLLGTIPEETKSFSINLQCGEAAGCDTAFHFNPKFETSEVEFNTFRNGSWEEAEKVDNMPFTQGKEFELTYIITAEGYQVNVNGAEFYLFKHRISVEQVKVLQIAGDVSVTAINIVEGTVQEYPSPAEMGTVQTNIPVPGCLKTWMTVSLQGLVPAETDSFSINLQCGDTQGCDTAFHFSSQFKTSELVFNSFRKGHWEEEERVAQMPFKTGENFTLDYTITLEGYEVSVNGHFIHTFMHRMPVAQVSLMQIIGDVSIMAINIIETSPSVTPLPSGLKPGTAVIFQGVLPSESNRFSIDLQCGETEGCDTAFQFQPQLEPEEVVVCNSFQNGSWETEERLTEMPFRKGEDFELVYNITAEGYQVKVNGQQYHMFKHRIPVEQVRALLVAGNVSVPAVHIIEGEPFIMEETAFETVVICAPYVMPIPGGFKEASSVNFRGSIPEGIPSFSIDLQCGEADGSDTALRFNPQFEPAEAVVFNSFRGGSWETEERVDAMPFRRGESFEVTFHITPEGYQVKVNGAELHMFKHRIPVEQVSAVKIVGNVTVETVNIIEGDFGAVPPSCFGQIEATGSIGGETWTCGVAEVERGDGPI; from the exons atgaTA gaagaagaagtagaagagaaggaaaaaccagctgaagaagaagaaccCAAG gaagaagaagtagaagagaAGGAAAAACCAGCTGAAGAAGAAAAACCCAAG GAAGAAAAACCAgctgaaaaagaagaagaactaGAG gaggaggaagtCCTCTCGGGTGATGTGAAGCCTGGGATGGCTGTGTATTTCAAGGGAACTGTTCCAAATGAGATCACACG TTTTGCCGTCGACCTGCGGTGTGGGGACACGAAAGACTCTGACATAGCCTTCCGGTTCGAGTCCCGGTTCGAGCCCTCCGAGGTGCTGGTGTTCAACAGCTTCAAGAATGGCAGCTGGGAAGAGGAGGACAGGGTCAATGAGATGCCCTTCCGTAGGGGGGAGAGCTTTGAGCTGGTCTTCCATGTCTTAGAAGAGGGCTACCAG GTGTATGTAGCCCGTCGCAAGATCTACTTGTTCAAGCACCGTATACCAGTGGAGCAGGTGACCTCTGTGCAGGTCATTGGGGAGATCTCCATGCAGACCTCCAACCTCCTTAAT ATTGGACAATTCACAATGACGCAGGAACCAGATGATGATGTGGATGAG ACCACCCAAGTTATGATGTCCATCCCAGGCAGTCTGAAGTCTGGGTTGTCAATGTCCTTCCAGGGAATGATTCCCGATGAGAGCACCAG GTTCACCATTGACCTGCAGTGTGGAGACACTGAGGGCTGTGACACAGCGTTCCGCTTCAACCCCCGGCTGGAGACCTCAGAGGTGGTGTTCAACAGCTTCAGAAATGGCAGCTGGGAAGAAGAGGAGAAGGTCGTCGAGATGCCCTTCATTAAGGGAGAGAGCTTTTTGCTGGTCTTCATGTTGAAGTCTGATGGCTACCAG GTGAATGTGAATGGTTGTCCATTGTACATGTTCAAGCACCGAATGGTGTTGGAGCAAGTGCGTGGCATAAGGATCTTCGGTGGCGTCTCCATTCAGAATGTCAACATCGTCGAG ATAGTACAAGAGGTAATAGAAATACCGGAAGAAGAAACCGAG GCCATCCAGGCTGAGGCACCCATCCCAGGCAGTTTGAAGGCAGGGACGACACTGACCCTCCTGGGAACGATTCCTGAAGAGACCAAGAG TTTCAGCATCAACCTGCAGTGTGGGGAGGCTGCAGGCTGCGACACAGCGTTCCACTTCAACCCCAAATTTGAGACCTCAGAGGTGGAGTTCAACACCTTCCGAAATGGCAGCTGGGAAGAGGCTGAGAAGGTTGATAACATGCCCTTCACTCAGGGGAAGGAGTTTGAGCTGACCTATATTATCACCGCAGAAGGGTACCAG GTGAACGTAAATGGTGCCGAGTTCTACTTGTTCAAGCACCGCATATCGGTGGAGCAAGTGAAAGTCCTGCAGATCGCTGGAGACGTTTCTGTGACGGCCATCAACATCGTAGag ggaaCCGTACAGGAATATCCAAGTCCAGCAGAAATGGGG ACCGTCCAAACCAACATACCTGTCCCAGGCTGTTTGAAGACATGGATGACAGTGTCCCTCCAGGGGTTGGTTCCCGCTGAGACCGACAG TTTCAGCATCAACCTGCAGTGTGGAGACACCCAAGGCTGTGATACAGCGTTCCACTTCAGCTCTCAGTTCAAGACCTCAGAGCTGGTGTTCAACAGCTTCCGTAAGGGCCActgggaagaggaggagcgggTTGCCCAGATGCCCTTCAAAACTGGGGAGAACTTCACGCTGGACTATACTATCACCTTAGAGGGCTACGAG GTGTCTGTAAATGGTCACTTCATCCACACGTTTATGCACCGCATGCCAGTAGCGCAAGTGAGTCTGATGCAGATCATTGGAGACGTGTCCATCATGGCCATCAACATCATCGAG ACTTCCCCATCTGTGACACCTCTTCCAAGTGGTTTGAAGCCAGGGACAGCTGTGATCTTCCAGGGAGTACTTCCCAGTGAAAGCAACAG gttcaGCATCGACTTGCAGTGTGGAGAGACTGAAGGCTGTGACACAGCCTTCCAATTCCAGCCCCAGTTAGAGCCTGAAGAGGTGGTGGTGTGCAACAGCTTCCAGAACGGCAGTTGGGAAACTGAGGAGAGGCTCACTGAGATGCCCTTCCGTAAGGGAGAGGACTTTGAGCTGGTCTACAATATCACCGCAGAGGGCTACCAG GTGAAAGTAAATGGTCAGCAGTACCACATGTTTAAGCACCGCATACCAGTAGAGCAAGTGAGAGCCCTTCTGGTCGCCGGGAACGTCAGCGTGCCAGCTGTCCACATCATAGAG GGAGAACCATTCATTATGGAGGAAACTGCTTTTGAAACGGTGGTTATT TGCGCCCCCTACGTGATGCCCATCCCGGGCGGCTTTAAGGAAGCGTCGTCCGTGAACTTCCGGGGCTCCATCCCCGAGGGGATCCCCAGCTTCAGCATCGACCTGCAGTGCGGGGAGGCGGACGGCTCCGACACGGCCCTGCGCTTCAACCCCCAGTTCGAGCCCGCGGAGGCGGTGGTGTTCAACAGCTTCCGCGGCGGCAGCTGGGAGACGGAGGAGAGGGTGGACGCCATGCCCTTCCGCCGGGGGGAGAGCTTCGAAGTGACCTTCCACATCACCCCTGAGGGCTACCAG GTGAAAGTGAACGGTGCTGAGCTCCACATGTTCAAGCACCGCATTCCGGTGGAGCAAGTGAGTGCAGTGAAGATAGTGGGGAACGTCACCGTGGAGACCGTAAACATCATCGag ggagacTTCGGTGCGGTGCCGCCATCTTGCTTCGGTCAGATCGAGGCTACT ggaTCTATTGGTGGTGAGACATGGACCTGTGGTGttgcagaggtggaaagagGAGATGGCCCAATTTAA